In Massilistercora timonensis, the following are encoded in one genomic region:
- a CDS encoding AAA family ATPase produces MYYTQEQIDRANQADLVLFLQSQGEPLERAGQEYRWKRHDSLTVRGNKWYRHSQSKGGGPIDFVMEFFGKSFTEAVELLTGEKGAAPPPDRPSSAPLSDFRLPPRSPDNRTARNYLTAARRIDEDVTGFFFASGDIYEDAAHHNAVFVGRDEDGIPRYAHSKGTAGNFRLDVKGSDKAFNFCYRGEGERVFVFEAPVDLLSFLCLFKKDWQKQSYLSLGGVGEKALLRFLSDRPNIKTVYLCLDSDEAGNDACSRLVKLMPEGYTVHRLIPLFKDWNEVLQHRAEITDGKYLREAVYGLKEPPQEETVEIIRMSEVDTQTVEWLWEPYIPFGKVTIVQGNPGEGKTTFALRLAAACTNRKPFPHMAVHEPFNVIYQTAEDGLGDTIKPRLMEAEADLDRILVIDESKQGLSLSDERIERAIRQTGARLIILDPIQAYVGEKTDMNKANEIRPMFRRLAEIAERTGCAVILIGHLNKAAGGQSAYRGLGSIDFRAAARSVLLIGRVKREPNVRVIVHDKSSLAPEGKPIAFCLDPETGFSWIGEYDITADELLSGAGGNTATKTEQAERLILDLLADGKELASEDLVKAAAEAGISERTVQNAKRNMGGVLGARRVGGQWYNFIKKKQPPEPAS; encoded by the coding sequence CGGCACGACAGCTTGACCGTCCGGGGCAACAAGTGGTATCGCCACAGCCAGAGCAAGGGCGGCGGCCCCATTGATTTTGTCATGGAGTTTTTTGGCAAGAGTTTTACCGAAGCCGTTGAACTTCTCACAGGAGAAAAGGGAGCCGCACCGCCGCCGGATAGACCAAGCTCCGCGCCCCTCTCCGACTTCCGGCTACCGCCCCGCAGCCCCGACAACCGAACAGCGAGGAACTACCTCACAGCCGCCCGCCGCATTGATGAAGATGTGACGGGCTTTTTCTTTGCCAGCGGCGATATTTACGAGGACGCAGCCCACCACAACGCCGTATTTGTGGGGCGGGACGAGGACGGAATACCGCGCTACGCCCACAGCAAGGGAACGGCGGGAAACTTCCGCCTTGATGTGAAAGGCAGCGACAAAGCCTTTAACTTCTGCTACCGGGGCGAGGGCGAAAGAGTGTTTGTCTTTGAAGCCCCCGTTGACCTGCTTTCTTTCCTCTGCCTGTTCAAAAAGGATTGGCAGAAGCAAAGCTACCTGTCATTGGGCGGCGTGGGAGAAAAAGCCCTGCTCCGCTTTCTCTCTGACCGTCCGAACATCAAGACCGTTTATCTCTGCCTTGACAGCGACGAAGCCGGAAACGACGCTTGCAGCCGCCTTGTGAAGCTCATGCCGGAGGGCTACACCGTCCACCGGCTTATCCCTCTTTTCAAGGATTGGAACGAGGTATTGCAGCACCGGGCAGAAATCACAGACGGGAAGTATTTGCGAGAAGCGGTCTACGGCTTGAAAGAGCCGCCGCAGGAAGAAACCGTTGAGATTATCCGCATGAGCGAGGTGGACACGCAGACCGTCGAATGGTTATGGGAGCCGTATATCCCCTTTGGGAAAGTAACCATTGTGCAGGGCAACCCCGGCGAGGGCAAGACCACCTTTGCCCTACGCCTTGCCGCCGCTTGTACCAACCGCAAGCCGTTCCCCCACATGGCAGTGCATGAGCCGTTCAATGTGATTTACCAGACTGCCGAGGACGGTTTGGGCGACACCATCAAGCCCCGCCTTATGGAAGCCGAAGCAGACCTTGACCGCATTCTTGTCATTGACGAGAGCAAGCAGGGGCTTTCCCTGTCCGATGAGCGCATAGAGAGAGCTATCCGACAGACCGGGGCGCGGCTGATTATCCTTGACCCCATACAGGCGTATGTGGGCGAGAAAACCGACATGAACAAGGCCAACGAGATACGCCCCATGTTCCGCCGCCTTGCCGAGATTGCCGAGCGTACCGGGTGCGCCGTTATCCTAATCGGACACCTCAACAAAGCCGCCGGAGGACAGAGCGCCTACCGGGGTTTAGGCTCCATCGACTTCCGCGCCGCAGCAAGGAGCGTCCTGCTGATCGGGCGCGTGAAACGGGAACCGAATGTGCGCGTTATCGTCCATGACAAATCTTCTCTTGCGCCGGAGGGTAAGCCCATAGCCTTTTGCCTTGACCCGGAAACGGGCTTTTCGTGGATAGGCGAGTATGACATTACCGCCGACGAGCTGCTGTCCGGCGCGGGCGGCAACACCGCCACCAAGACCGAACAGGCGGAACGGCTGATACTTGACCTGCTTGCAGACGGGAAAGAGCTTGCCAGCGAGGACCTTGTAAAGGCCGCAGCCGAAGCCGGAATATCCGAGAGGACGGTACAGAACGCCAAGCGCAACATGGGCGGTGTTTTGGGCGCAAGGCGCGTCGGCGGTCAATGGTACAACTTCATCAAGAAGAAGCAGCCGCCCGAACCCGCAAGCTGA
- the tet(W) gene encoding tetracycline resistance ribosomal protection protein Tet(W), producing MKIINIGILAHVDAGKTTLTESLLYASGAISEPGSVEKGTTRTDTMFLERQRGITIQAAVTSFQWHRCKVNIVDTPGHMDFLAEVYRSLAVLDGAILVISAKDGVQAQTRILFHALRKMNIPTVIFINKIDQAGVDLQSVVQSVRDKLSADIIIKQTVSLSPEIVLEENTDIEAWDAVIENNDELLEKYIAGEPISREKLAREEQQRVQDASLFPVYHGSAKNGLGIQPLMDAVTGLFQPIGEQGGAALCGSVFKVEYTDCGQRRVYLRLYSGTLRLRDTVALAGREKLKITEMRIPSKGEIVRTDTAYQGEIVILPSDSVRLNDVLGDQTRLPRKRWREDPLPMLRTTIAPKTAAQRERLLDALTQLADTDPLLRCEVDSITHEIILSFLGRVQLEVVSALLSEKYKLETVVKEPSVIYMERPLKAASHTIHIEVPPNPFWASIGLSVTPLSLGSGVQYESRVSLGYLNQSFQNAVRDGIRYGLEQGLFGWNVTDCKICFEYGLYYSPVSTPADFRSLAPIVLEQALKESGTQLLEPYLSFILYAPQEYLSRAYHDAPKYCATIETAQVKKDEVVFTGEIPARCIQAYRTDLAFYTNGRSVCLTELKGYQAAVGQPVIQPRRPNSRLDKVRHMFQKVM from the coding sequence ATGAAAATAATCAATATTGGAATTCTTGCCCATGTAGACGCTGGAAAGACGACCTTGACGGAGAGCCTGCTATATGCCAGCGGAGCCATTTCAGAACCGGGGAGCGTCGAAAAAGGGACAACGAGGACGGACACCATGTTTTTGGAGCGGCAGCGTGGGATTACCATTCAAGCGGCAGTCACTTCCTTCCAGTGGCACAGATGTAAAGTTAACATTGTGGATACGCCCGGCCACATGGATTTTTTGGCGGAGGTGTACCGCTCTTTGGCTGTTTTAGATGGGGCCATCTTGGTGATCTCCGCTAAAGATGGCGTGCAGGCCCAGACCCGTATTCTGTTCCATGCCCTGCGGAAAATGAACATTCCCACCGTTATCTTTATCAACAAGATCGACCAGGCTGGCGTTGATTTGCAGAGCGTGGTTCAGTCTGTTCGGGATAAGCTCTCCGCCGATATTATCATCAAGCAGACGGTGTCGCTGTCCCCGGAAATAGTCCTGGAGGAAAATACCGACATAGAAGCATGGGATGCGGTCATCGAAAATAACGATGAATTATTGGAAAAGTATATCGCAGGAGAACCAATCAGCCGGGAAAAACTTGCGCGGGAGGAACAGCAGCGGGTTCAAGACGCCTCCCTGTTCCCAGTCTATCATGGCAGCGCCAAAAATGGCCTTGGCATTCAACCGTTGATGGATGCGGTGACAGGGCTGTTCCAACCGATTGGGGAACAGGGGGGCGCCGCCCTATGCGGCAGCGTTTTCAAGGTTGAGTACACCGATTGCGGCCAGCGGCGTGTCTATCTACGGTTATACAGCGGAACGCTGCGCCTGCGGGATACGGTGGCCCTGGCCGGGAGAGAAAAGCTGAAAATCACAGAGATGCGTATTCCATCCAAAGGGGAAATTGTTCGGACAGACACCGCTTATCAGGGTGAAATTGTTATCCTTCCCAGCGACAGCGTGAGGTTAAACGATGTATTAGGGGACCAAACCCGGCTCCCTCGTAAAAGGTGGCGCGAGGACCCCCTCCCCATGCTGCGGACGACGATTGCGCCGAAAACGGCAGCGCAAAGAGAACGGCTGCTGGACGCTCTTACGCAACTTGCGGATACTGACCCGCTTTTGCGTTGCGAAGTGGATTCCATCACCCATGAGATCATTCTTTCTTTTTTGGGCCGGGTGCAGTTGGAGGTTGTTTCCGCTTTGCTGTCGGAAAAATACAAGCTTGAAACAGTGGTAAAGGAACCCTCCGTCATTTATATGGAGCGGCCGCTCAAAGCAGCCAGCCACACCATCCATATCGAGGTGCCGCCCAACCCGTTTTGGGCATCCATAGGACTGTCTGTTACACCACTCTCGCTTGGCTCCGGTGTACAATACGAGAGCCGGGTTTCGCTGGGATACTTGAACCAGAGTTTTCAAAACGCTGTCAGGGATGGTATCCGTTACGGGCTGGAGCAGGGCTTGTTCGGCTGGAACGTAACGGACTGTAAGATTTGCTTTGAATACGGGCTTTATTACAGTCCGGTCAGCACGCCGGCGGACTTCCGCTCATTGGCCCCGATTGTATTGGAACAGGCATTGAAGGAATCGGGGACGCAGCTGCTGGAACCTTATCTCTCCTTCATCCTCTATGCGCCCCAGGAATACCTTTCCAGGGCTTATCATGATGCACCGAAATACTGTGCCACCATCGAAACGGCCCAGGTAAAAAAGGATGAAGTTGTCTTTACTGGCGAGATTCCCGCCCGCTGTATACAGGCATACCGTACTGATCTGGCCTTTTACACCAACGGGCGGAGCGTATGCCTTACAGAGCTGAAAGGATATCAGGCCGCTGTCGGTCAGCCGGTCATCCAGCCCCGCCGTCCAAACAGCCGCCTGGACAAGGTGCGCCATATGTTTCAGAAGGTAATGTAA
- a CDS encoding class I SAM-dependent methyltransferase, protein MEYSKEDLMEAKKQIWGVGENMGTEESKKIWEENAQFWDNAMGDESNEFHREVVRPKVTELLSPNPADYILDIACGNGNYSSYLAQRGASVVAFDYSKKMIELAKRRQSQYAKQIEFCVADATDRKSILELKRNRAFTKAVSNMAIMDITDIEPLLMAVYELLQESGIFVFATQHPCFVTLTEKYMTPHSYYDIAIEGQPKEQIYYHRSIQDIFNLCFRAGFVIDGFYEECFKTNKEIPMVMIVRLKKVKRDSLK, encoded by the coding sequence ATGGAATATAGTAAGGAAGATTTAATGGAAGCAAAAAAGCAAATTTGGGGAGTGGGAGAGAACATGGGAACAGAGGAAAGTAAAAAAATCTGGGAGGAGAACGCACAATTTTGGGATAATGCAATGGGTGACGAATCTAATGAATTTCACAGAGAGGTAGTGCGTCCCAAAGTAACGGAACTTCTATCTCCTAATCCTGCGGATTACATTTTGGATATTGCGTGTGGCAATGGAAATTATTCTTCGTATCTTGCACAAAGAGGCGCTTCGGTTGTCGCTTTTGATTACAGCAAAAAAATGATAGAATTGGCTAAAAGACGGCAATCACAATATGCAAAACAAATTGAATTTTGTGTGGCGGATGCGACCGATAGAAAAAGTATATTAGAATTAAAAAGAAATCGAGCCTTTACGAAAGCAGTTTCTAATATGGCAATTATGGATATTACGGATATTGAACCACTTCTTATGGCTGTTTATGAACTGTTGCAGGAAAGCGGAATTTTTGTCTTTGCAACGCAACACCCTTGTTTTGTCACGTTGACTGAAAAATATATGACACCGCACAGTTACTATGATATAGCGATTGAAGGGCAACCGAAAGAGCAGATTTATTATCATCGTTCCATACAAGATATTTTTAACCTTTGTTTTAGAGCTGGATTTGTCATTGATGGATTTTATGAAGAATGTTTTAAAACCAACAAAGAAATTCCTATGGTAATGATAGTAAGGCTTAAGAAGGTAAAACGTGATAGCTTAAAATAA